A window from Vulcanimicrobium alpinum encodes these proteins:
- a CDS encoding YajQ family cyclic di-GMP-binding protein — protein sequence MASDASFDVVSKVDPQELDNALNQARKEIAGRFDFKNSIASIENDDKTITVLADDEMKLRNVVDIIQSKAVKRGIDLKALDASAKPESASGSALRQKITIRAGIPKDKSKAIIEAIKGSKLKVQAQYQDEQIRVSAKSRDDLQKVIQLLKGLEYELPLQFVNYR from the coding sequence ATGGCATCCGACGCTTCCTTCGACGTGGTCTCCAAAGTCGATCCGCAAGAGCTCGACAACGCCCTCAACCAAGCGCGCAAAGAGATCGCGGGCCGCTTCGATTTCAAGAACTCGATCGCGTCGATCGAAAACGACGACAAGACGATCACGGTGCTCGCCGACGACGAAATGAAGCTGCGCAACGTCGTCGACATCATCCAGTCCAAAGCGGTGAAGCGCGGGATCGATCTCAAGGCGCTCGATGCCTCGGCGAAGCCGGAATCGGCGTCGGGGAGTGCGCTGCGTCAGAAGATCACGATTCGCGCCGGGATTCCGAAAGACAAGTCGAAGGCGATCATCGAAGCAATCAAGGGCTCGAAGCTCAAGGTGCAGGCGCAGTACCAGGACGAGCAGATCCGCGTCTCAGCGAAGTCCAGGGACGATCTGCAAAAGGTTATTCAGCTCTTGAAAGGGTTGGAGTACGAGCTGCCGCTGCAGTTTGTGAACTATCGGTGA